The Patagioenas fasciata isolate bPatFas1 chromosome 3, bPatFas1.hap1, whole genome shotgun sequence genome contains a region encoding:
- the HINT3 gene encoding adenosine 5'-monophosphoramidase HINT3, whose translation MAGEEAAAVAAATSTEGREAGNGGGYDSKCVFCRIARREETSTALLPCQYDDLVCFRDIRPGAPHHYLVVPVEHMGNCKTLKAEHVPVVQRMVEVGKAVLQRNNFNDLNDVRMGFHWPPFCSISHLHLHVLAPASQLGFLSRLIYRINSYWFITADQLIERLQTENAAS comes from the exons ATGGCGGGGGAGGAGGCCGCGGCAGTCGCCGCCGCCACCAGCACCGAGGGGAGAGAAGCCGGTAACGGCGGTGGCTACGACAGCAAGTGTGTGTTCTGCAGGATCGCTCGCCGGGAGGAGACGAGCACGGCGCTGCTTCCCTGCCAG tatgacgACCTTGTTTGCTTCAGAGATATCAGACCCGGTGCTCCCCACCACTACCTGGTGGTGCCGGTGGAGCACATGGGGAACTGCAAAACGCTCAAGGCGGAACACGTACCTGTAG TGCAGAGAATGGTGGAAGTTGGAAAAGCTGTTCTTCagagaaataattttaatgaCTTGAATGATGTAAG aatGGGTTTTCACTGGCCTCCGTTCTGCTCGATATCCCATTTGCATCTTCATGTCCTGGCCCCAGCCAGTCAGCTAGGATTCTTATCCAGGCTCATCTACAGAATCAATTCGTACTGGTTTATCACG GCTGATCAACTGATTGAGCGACTGCAAACTGAAAATGCTGCCAGTTGA